In the Sphaerodactylus townsendi isolate TG3544 linkage group LG10, MPM_Stown_v2.3, whole genome shotgun sequence genome, one interval contains:
- the NEUROG2 gene encoding neurogenin-2 codes for MFVKPESLELKEEEAALLLAARPSPASSSCSLTPFSSSEGEDDDDDDDEAGASLSPAAGPAGEGSGGERRPPGAPSLALSRPGCKRRPGRVRSGCRGTKTVETVQRLKRSRRLKANNRERNRMHNLNAALDALRQVLPTFPDDAKLTKIETLRFAHNYIWALSETLRLADHCGVAAAGGLFALAGQPLAQGSPSPATSAASWSCDASPAPSASSSAAYSCTLSPASPASSSSELDYWQPQQPRFALAGDLL; via the coding sequence ATGTTCGTGAAGCCGGAGAGCCTggagctgaaggaggaggaggcggcgctgctgctggcTGCCCGGCCATCGCCCGCCTCGTCCTCCTGCTCGCTGACGCCCTTCTCCAGCTCCGAAggggaggacgacgacgacgacgacgacgaagcgGGCGCCTCCCTCTCGCCGGCGGCCGGCCCAGCGGGCGAGGGCTCCGGCGGAGAGAGACGGCCGCCGGGGGCCCCCTCCCTGGCCTTGAGCCGCCCCGGCTGTAAGCGGCGTCCCGGCCGGGTGCGGAGCGGCTGTCGGGGGACCAAGACGGTGGAGACGGTGCAGCGGCTGAAGCGGAGCCGCCGCCTGAAGGCCAACAACCGCGAGCGCAACCGCATGCACAACCTGAACGCGGCGCTGGACGCCCTGCGCCAGGTGCTGCCCACCTTCCCCGACGACGCCAAGCTCACCAAGATCGAGACGCTGCGCTTCGCCCACAACTACATCTGGGCCCTCTCCGAGACCCTCCGCCTGGCCGACCACTGCGGCGTAGCCGCCGCGGGGGGCCTCTTCGCCCTGGCCGGGCAGCCCCTCGCCCAGGGAAGCCCCTCGCCCGCCACCTCCGCCGCCTCCTGGAGCTGCGACGCCAGCCCGGCGCCCTCGGCCTCCTCCTCGGCCGCCTACAGCTGCACTTTGTCGCCCGCCAGCCCCGCCAGCTCCTCCTCGGAGCTGGACTATTGGCAGCCCCAGCAGCCCCGCTTCGCCCTCGCCGGGGACCTGCTCTGA